AGGTGATCCTGATCCATACCGAAGTGCCGGAAGAGCTGGAGGGTAAGGGCGTAGGTACAGCCATTGTGGAAAAGACCCTGGAACATATCGAGAGCAACCAGCAAACATTGGTGCCGCTCTGTCCATTCGTGATCGCTTTCCTGAAAAGGCATCCGGATTGGAACCGCCTGTTGTCCGATTCAGTGAAAAAAGATTAGTCGGTAAATACTATTTCTTCATCACTAAAATGAACAGTCATGAAAAAGCATTTCCTGTTTTGGGCCCTGCTGTTGAGTGTATGCACAGGATTCGCCCAGGTTTGGAAGAGCGATCCAGCACACTCCAAACTATCTTTCTCTACCGTTCACATGGGCATTTCCGATGTTTCCGGCAGGTTCAACAAGTTTGAAGCTACCATCAATGCTGCCAAAAAAGATTTCAGCGATGCGTCGGTTGAACTGAAAGTGGATGTGAATTCCATCAATACGGATGTGGAGCAGCGCGACAATCACCTGAAGAGCGCAGATTTCTTTGATGTGGCGCAATTTCCCGACATGAGTTTCAAAAGCAATGGCATTACCCGCATCGAAGGAAACAAATACCGGCTCACCGGCGACCTCACCTTACATGGGGTAACCAAACCCGTTAGTATGGTGATGGAGTATAGGGGAACAGTTCAGAACCCGCAATCCAAAAAGGATATAGCAGGTTTCCAGGTAACAGGTACTATCCGCAGATCTGATTTTGGCATCGGCAGCAAATTCCCTGCGGCAATGCTTAGCGACGAGGTGCAGATCAGAGCCGACGGAGAGTTCTCTCAACCTTAAATACCAACTATGCAATATAAACTCGACAAACCAATCCATGGTGCTATCGGTACAGACAAATACCAGGTGACCATCGAATGGAGAAATGGAACATTTGTTGCAGATGAACCTGTAAGTTCCGGAGGAAAGGATACAGGACCTGATCCATACACCCTCCTGCTTTCATCCCTCGCCACCTGCACGCTGGTGACCCTGCGTATGTATATCGACAGAAAAGGATGGGATGTGCCGGGCATCACTGTGAATGCAAATATGTTCCAGGCAAAGAAGGATGATGTGATCACTCATGTGTTCGACAGGGATATCCAGTTCAGCGGTGAATTGACGCCGGAACAGAAAGACAGGCTACTGGAAATTGCAGCCGCCTGCCCGGTGTCAAAGATCCTGGAAGGCAATGTGAAGGTGCGCAACTTCTTATTCCGGGATGAAGACACGGAGAAGAAATTGAATTATACGAACGGGGATGTTACTGTTGTATGGAAGCCGGAGTTCTGCAAACATTCAGGCCGTTGCGTTACACAGCTGCCGCTGGTGTTCAACCTGCAGCAGAGGCCCTGGGTGAATATGAGTGGCGCAGATTCTGAAAGGATTCTCGAGCAGGTGAAGCGATGCCCAACCGGTGCGCTGACTGCATTCCATAATAACGATGAAGAGGCGAAAGCCTGATCCGTACTCTATTGCATAAAAATCGAGCGGGCTACATCCGGGTAGCCCGCTCTTTTTTGATCGACCTGCTTAGTAGAGAACCGTGATGCAAAATCTGGTAATTAGGTCTAAGGATTAGGTAAACGGCAATTTAATGCCTCTGCCGGATTGACGAAACCGTGTTTTCCCCGGCGGGCATACCGTGTTTTAACCCTTGATCGATAGAGAAACCGCAAGAAACCGGATGAACAACTATAGTCCCTTGCGTACATTTGTTTTTATGTGTGCAATGATCCAGATTGTAAAACCCGCAATTTTCAGTTTCCGGGAATGTTTATGGTTTCTCGACAGAGGTTATGATGATTGTCTTTTCCGCATCAGTGACGGAACTGTTACCAAACTGATCCAGCTGGGAACTGAACCTGTTCTCTTCCGCATCCGGGAAGCCGGCGATCACCTGCAGGTGGAAATATTGAAGGGAAAACTTTCTGAAGAGCAGGTTCCACAGCTTCGCGACTATATCATAGAATGGTTCGATATGCATCAGGATCTTGGTCCATTTTACACACTGTTACAGAAAGACAAGATGCTGCAGTACATGCCGAAGGATTTTGAAGGACTTCGCCTGATCAGTATCGCTGATCTTTTTGAAGCACTTTGCTGGAGCATCATCGGGCAGCAGATCAATCTTACGTTCGCTTACAAATTGAAAAGAAGATTGGTGGAAGCCTATGGAACTGCTATCGAACATGATGGGCATGTTTATCATCTTTTTCCTTCTCCCCATATCCTGGCATCGCTTTCCGTGGAAGATCTGCGGCCCATGCAATATTCGCAGAGTAAAGCCAAATACCTCATCGGCATTGCCCAGGCTTTTGCCAGTAATCAATTGAATAAGGAAATGCTGTTGGCCTTGCCTGATTTCCATTCCAAACAACAGGCGCTTACTGCTCATAAAGGTATCGGGATCTGGACGGCCAATTATGCTTTGATGAAAACGCTGCGGCTTGCTGAAGCAATACCATACGGTGATGTGGGGTTGCTCAAGGCACTGGAAACGCATAATATTATTAAGGAACGAACCGAATCGGAAAAGATAAACCGCTTCTTCAAAAAATACAAAGGATGGGAAACCTACCTGGTGTTTTATCTCTGGCGGAGTTTGGCCGCGCCTGCTTTCCATAAAAAATAAGCTTCGCGCATACAATGCCCGCAGGGGCGAAAGCCAGCTTCCATGGCTGCTTTTTCTGAAACGAAGAAAACCCTGTTCTCTGTTTTCATCTTTTTACCACTGTTGCATTGCAGTGTGCCGTATATTTTCAGTTTCTTATTACCTGCCATCGTTACCAATCCCTTACCGATCAGTATTTTCAACTGCCTGCTACGCGTGAAGACGGTCTTGCCTAATAGTTGATGAGAGATCATGAAACAAAGCTCTGCAATTATATATTATGGAACCACCCGTTACTTGCTGATTCTGACCCTGATCTGCATAAAGGAAATTTACCGCTGAAATATTTTAACAATCGTGTGTAATATTTGAAATACATTCTCTACTGATGATTGTATAGAATATGAAATGTATGACACGCTTAATAACTGAAGGAATGGAAGGAACAAAGGAACTGTTGAGTTTCTTTCCTGCTGCGGCATCCGCTCTTTCAGATGGATATGCTCCACGCAATTACTGCAAACGCCTATAGCATCTTTCAAGATTCCCGCTATTTAATGTTTCCATGTATAATCAGCTTTGATTGGTATTGGCATCCGTATGCCCTCCATTGATCCTATTCACTCTAAATACCTAAGAACATGCTCAAAAACTGGAAGAGTCTGTTTGTAAAAACAGACGGGGATTCTTCTGCCCGGG
This portion of the Pseudobacter ginsenosidimutans genome encodes:
- a CDS encoding GNAT family N-acetyltransferase, with the translated sequence MQEQYKALPLVNNKEQQRFELEVDGYTAFIEYKESGKQVILIHTEVPEELEGKGVGTAIVEKTLEHIESNQQTLVPLCPFVIAFLKRHPDWNRLLSDSVKKD
- a CDS encoding YceI family protein, translated to MKKHFLFWALLLSVCTGFAQVWKSDPAHSKLSFSTVHMGISDVSGRFNKFEATINAAKKDFSDASVELKVDVNSINTDVEQRDNHLKSADFFDVAQFPDMSFKSNGITRIEGNKYRLTGDLTLHGVTKPVSMVMEYRGTVQNPQSKKDIAGFQVTGTIRRSDFGIGSKFPAAMLSDEVQIRADGEFSQP
- a CDS encoding (4Fe-4S)-binding protein → MQYKLDKPIHGAIGTDKYQVTIEWRNGTFVADEPVSSGGKDTGPDPYTLLLSSLATCTLVTLRMYIDRKGWDVPGITVNANMFQAKKDDVITHVFDRDIQFSGELTPEQKDRLLEIAAACPVSKILEGNVKVRNFLFRDEDTEKKLNYTNGDVTVVWKPEFCKHSGRCVTQLPLVFNLQQRPWVNMSGADSERILEQVKRCPTGALTAFHNNDEEAKA
- a CDS encoding DNA-3-methyladenine glycosylase family protein — translated: MIQIVKPAIFSFRECLWFLDRGYDDCLFRISDGTVTKLIQLGTEPVLFRIREAGDHLQVEILKGKLSEEQVPQLRDYIIEWFDMHQDLGPFYTLLQKDKMLQYMPKDFEGLRLISIADLFEALCWSIIGQQINLTFAYKLKRRLVEAYGTAIEHDGHVYHLFPSPHILASLSVEDLRPMQYSQSKAKYLIGIAQAFASNQLNKEMLLALPDFHSKQQALTAHKGIGIWTANYALMKTLRLAEAIPYGDVGLLKALETHNIIKERTESEKINRFFKKYKGWETYLVFYLWRSLAAPAFHKK
- a CDS encoding Ada metal-binding domain-containing protein, whose protein sequence is MISHQLLGKTVFTRSRQLKILIGKGLVTMAGNKKLKIYGTLQCNSGKKMKTENRVFFVSEKAAMEAGFRPCGHCMREAYFLWKAGAAKLRQR